From the genome of Pseudomonas bubulae:
TCGGCGCCCTGATGTATCGGGTGGCCGGTGATCGCCGACGTATTGCCACGCGCAACCTTGAATTGTGTTTCCCTGAAAAGACCCGCGCCGAGCGCAAGCAGTTGCTCAAGGACAACTTCGCCTCGACCGGTATCGCCTTCTTTGAAATGGCCATGAGCTGGTGGTGGTCAAAACCGCGTCTGGCCAAGCTGGCCCATGTCGAAGGGCTGGAGCACCTGAAGCGGGCTCAGCTTGAAGGCAAGGGGGTAATCCTGATGGCATTTCACTTTACCACCCTGGAAATCGGCGCTGCCTTGCTGGGTCAGCAACACACCATCGATGGCATGTACCGCGAACATAAAAACCCGCTGTTCGACTTTATCCAGCGTCGTGGCCGTGAGCGGCACAATGTAGATTCGCTGGCTGTCGAACGTGATGACGTGCGCGGCATGCTCAAGCTGCTGCGCTCAGGGCGGGCGATCTGGTATGCGCCCGACCAGGACTACGGCGCCAAGCAGAGCATCTTTGTGCCTTTGTTCGGCATCCAGGCGGCCACCGTTACCGCCACCAGCAAGTTCGCCAAACTGGGCAAAGCGCAGGTTGTGCCCTTTACTCAACAAAGACTGGCCGACGGCAGTGGTTACAAGCTGGTCATTCATCCGCCACTGAGGGATTTCCCCGGAGAAAGCGATGAGGCTGATTGCCTGCGAATCAATCAATGGGTTGAGCGGGCGGTGCGTGAATGCCCCGAGCAGTATCTGTGGGCCCATCGCCGCTTCAAGACCCGCCCGCCCGGCGAGCCGAAACTGTACGACAAACGCGGCTGAGGCGGCCGCACTGGCGTGACTGCGGTTGCGCCGGTGACGGGCCTGATACTGTCTGGTGGTGGTGCGCGGGCGGCCTATCAGGTCGGCGTGCTGGCGGCGATTGCCGAGTTGCTGCCTGCCGGTGCCATCAACCCGTTCCCGGTGATTGTCGGGACGTCAGCGGGCGCGATCAATGCGGTCAGCCTGGCTAGCGGGGCGATGGATTTCACCCGCGCGGTCGAGCACCTGACCCTGTTCTGGCAGGGTTTTGAAAGCAGGCGCGTGCTACGCAGCGACTGGTCGGGGGTTTTGCATCAGGCCACGCGTTTTTTTGCTCACAGTCTGCTCGGGCTAGGCTCGCATGTGCCGGTGGCGCTGCTCGACAGTTCGCCCTTGCGCGATCTGCTCCAGGACCGGATCAACTTCCCCGGTGTTGAACAGGCGATTGCCGGGCATCACCTACGGGCTGTCGCGGTTACTGCATTTGGCTATTCTTCCAGTCAGGCGGTGACCTTTTATCAAGGCAAGGGCACCATCAATGGCTGGTTGCGCCATCGGCGCATCGGCATGCCCACCGCTTTGACGGTTGAACATCTGCTGGCCAGTTCGGCCATCCCTCTTCTGTTTGCTCCGGTCAAAATCGGCGAAGAGTATTTTGGCGATGGCGCAGTGCGGCAGTCGGCGCCAATCAGTCCTGCGCTGCATCTGGGAGCCAACCGGGTGCTGGTGGTGGGGGTGAGCGGCAACCCGCGCGGGCCGGACCTTCAGGCCGGCCAGTCGCACTACTACAACGCTCAACAACCGACGCTGGCGCAAATTGGCGGGCATATGCTCAACAGTACGTTTATCGACAGCCTGGAAAGCGATATCGAGCTGCTTGAGCGGCTCAATCACTTCAGTCGCCTGCTGCCCAGGCAATCCGACAACCTCGGTTTGTCCCCCGTGGAGGTGCTGGTGATTGCGCCGAGCCAGCCTATAGACGAAATCGCGGCCCGCCATCGGCATGAGCTGCCGGCCGCGCTGCGCATGTTCCTGCGTGGCCCCGGTGCGACCAAAACCAGTGGTGCAGGGGTGCTCAGCTACCTGCTGTTCGAGGCGGGTTATTGTCGGGAGTTGATCGAGTTGGGGCGACGCGATGCGATGGCCAAGCGCGATGCGCTGTGCCAGTTTTTGCGGGTTTGAACTACTCGCTTTTGTAGCCGCTGCCGCAGGCTGCGATAAGGGCCGCCGGCCCTTCCTCGGGGTCGCTGCGCAACCCATCGCAATCTGTTGCAGCGGCTACAGGTTTACTCGGCAATCTGCAATTTGCGCGCTTCAGTGTAGATGTAACGCAGCTTGTCGTATTCGAATGGCGAGTCGAACTGACCATAACGGAAGCTGGTGGTATAGCGTTTGTCGACAGCGCCCAGCACCCAGATCTCGGGATGGCGAGTGCTCTCGTGCGGCACGTTCAGGAAGTTGATCTCCTGGTTGACGCCATAGTCGACCACCAGGCCCGTGGTGTCGCGCAGGTTCGACGGGCCAAGGATCGGCAGCATCAGGTATGCACCGCCGGGTACGCCATAAAAGCCCAGGGTCTGGCCGAAGTCTTCACTTTGACGGGGCAGGCCCATGGCTGTGGCCGGATCCCACAGCCCGCCGATGCCGATGGTCGTATTCAGCAACAAGCGCCCTGTGGTTTCCATCGAGCGATGGCCCTTGAGCTGCAGCAGGCTGTTGAACAGGTTGGGGACATCCCCCAGGTTGTTGAAGAAGTTGCTCACACCCGTGCGCAAAAAACTGGGCGTGACATAGCGATAGCCATTGACCACCGGGAGGAACACCCACTGGTCGAAGCGGTAGTTGAAATGGTAAATCCTGCGGTTGATCGGCTCCAGCGGGTCATAGATGCTCAGAGCGTTCATGGTGGCGCGCTCGAACTCACGCTGATCCAGGCCCGGATTGAACTTCAACAGTTTCAACGGCTGGGTAAACCCGTCGACATCGGGGGTCAGTTCCGTGTGAGCTTTGCTGTTGTCGGCTTGGGCGAAGCCGGCGCCGAGCAGGGCGGCGAGAAGCAATAATTGTTTAGCCACGGAAGAACTCCAGCATATCGTCAGCGTTGACTCGGTAATTGATGTTGCCGCAATGGCCGCCATAGGGGTAAACCGTCAGGCGATTACCGAAGGTTTTACGCAGGAATCCGAGGTCGCCAGGGCCCAGGATGATGTCGTCGGCGTTATGCATGACGGCAATCTTCGGGCTATTTTTCAGGTAATCCTGCAGGGCGTACAGGCTGACCTGATCGATCAACTGCAGCAGGCTGCCGCCATCGGTCTTGGCGCGCCACATGGGGATCACCTGCTCGGTCAGGTAGCAGTCAAAGTCACACTGCAGCGAACGCTTGAGGAAAGGTGTCAGGCTGGTGCCCTCGGTGATCGGGTAGTTCGGCGGGGTGATCAGGCCACGGCGGTTGATCAGGTCCGAGGTGAACACGATATCGGCTGACGAGAAACGAAACACCGTGCCGATCAGCATGGCCATTTGCTCGTTGGTCAGGCGCTCCTTGGAGTTTTGCAGGTCATACACCAGTGCCGCATTGAGGTCGACCCGGCCTTTATCCTGAAAGTAGCGGGTCAGCTTGCCCAGCACCAGTTCGTAGAACGTGGTGGAGTTGTTGATGCCTTTGACCTCGGTCTGCACCAGCTTGTCGAGGTTGCTGATGGAGGTAAAGAGATTGACCGGCGGGTTGAGCATCAACACTTTTTTGAAGTTGAAGCTTTTGCGTGTTTCATCCAGGTGGCTGACAAAGGCAGCATCCAGCGCACCCAGACTATAACCCGCGAGGTAGTAGTCGGTAACGGGCAATTTGGCCTGTTGGGCGCGTACAGCCTGCATCACATGATACAAATCCTCGGCGTCGTACTGGCTGATGCCGGGCGTGGCCAGGCGCGAGGCCGAACTCATGAAGTCATAGCTGGTGGGCGATGACAGCTGAACGACGTGATAGCCTTCCTGATAGAAGAGCTTTTTAAGGTATTCGTTGAGGCTGCTGTCGTAGGCAGCACCGGTGCCGGCAATCAGGAACATCAAGGGCGCCGGGTGATCCTGTTTGGCCATGCGGTAAGTGAGCTTTTTCACCGCCCAGAAATTGGCCGGCAGTATGTGCTCACGTTCAGGGCGCAGGTTGAGGGTGTAGTCCGACTGGTTGATATCATCTTCGTCGGGCAGCAGCGGGCGCATTTGCGGCGGAGTGGTGGCGATCGTAGCTTCAAACGGATTGGTTATCGGGTAGCCATACGTTGCGGGGTCGACATCGACCGCCTGCGCGGACGCACTCAAGATAAGGCCGCCCAGTAAGGCAGCGAAGGGCAGAGAACGGAGCATGGAGGCTATCCCTAAATAAGATGCGCAAAAGTTTCGCAGGCTATGACCACAGGGCTCGTACTGAAGTGCCATTCAATGGCACTAAATAATTCCCCAAACAGTCCCGAACAGGCAAAAAGTCACTCAAGATACACGCTGAATGACTTTAGTTAACAGATATCTGATTGCAAGGCTTGTATAGCTGTAGATGGGGATTAAGCTGGGCGCCGTTTTTGCCTATCGGAGTTTGTTATGCGACCTCGTTTGCCGTGGATCTTGCTGCTTATCGCTCTGCCTGTATGGTTGCTCGCCAGTTATGGGCTGCGATACGGCTTGATGGAGGACTCGCAGTGGGTGGGGACCTGTGTGGCAGAGGCTGCGCGCTGGGAATGCCAGTTGCGGGCAAACCTGGGCTTGTTGATTCATTTCCGGGTATTGGGCTGGGTCGCGCTGGTGCTGTCGATTATTGCTTTTTGCGTGCGTGGTCGTGTCGGCTGCGCACTGGCGGTGCTGGCCCTGCTGTTCGGCCTGCCCGCACTGGCGTTGTATAACGCCAGCCTCGCAGTGTTTGCCGTGGTGATCGCCGGGTTGCGCCTGGTGCGGGCCGCGAAGTAAGAGTTTGAAACATTTGTGGGAGCGAGCCTGCTCGCGAAAGGTCTTTGAGGCCTTCGCGAGCAGGCTCGCTCCCACAGGGGGATTGCACTAGAAAGGTGTCATGCGCGCTTGCGCACACTGCGCCACAGCGCCATCACCATCAGTACGCTGACCAGCGCCCACATCCAGGCCTGTTCATTGTGCAGGCCTTCGCGGTACAGCTGCACCGGTATGCCTGCCCCGATGATCAAGGCCAGCAGGCCGAACTCACGGCGCGGGCCGCCCACCGGGCGTAGCAGATAAACCAGTGCAGGCAGGAGCAGGGCGGCACTCGGGAAACTTCGATAGCGCGGTTCAAACACCAGCCCAAGCATCATCACCGCTGCGGCAAACCCGGCGGCTGCCAGCCACCAGCCCGCACGGCGCTCCAGTGCGTTGAACAGGCGTTCTCGCCAGCCGTCTTTCTGGCCCAGGGCCAATGCACCATGGGTCAGTACGATCAGGTTCAGGCCAACCAGCAAGCCAGCCCATAGCCACTCGCCAGCAAAGCGGCTGGTGACTGACGCCAGCTCGGCCCATGCCACGATGCTGCATCCCGCCACCGCACCCAGTGCTGGCAGTGTCAGAGCGGCGCGTTTTGTACGGATCCGGCCGCCAATCAGCAGTGTGCCCGCAAACAGGACGGCGCCAAAGCCCAGCCAGACCGGCCAGTGCGGCAGGTTGGATACCGGGCCGGCGAGGATACCCTTGTCCTGGCGATCGGCATCAAACAAACCCCAGTAACCGCCTACCGCCCCCTCGCTGCCACGCTTCCAGGGTTGGTCGAAGGCTTCGATCAGGTTGTACTTCCAGCCGTTTTGTTCGGCCATAGTGACAAATCCACGAATGAATTTTGCTTCGTTCACCCGGCTTGGCTGGGCAGTTTCCCGCTGGCGACCTTCGCTCGGCCAGCCGGTCTCGCCGATCAGGATATCTTTGGGGGCGAACTTGTTGCCGAATACCTGGCGAACCTGCGCTACATGTTGTACCGCCTGGTCAATGCCGGCAGGGTCATCTTCCCAGTAAGGCAGCAGGTGGATGGTCAGAAAGTCCACGGCCGGGGCAATTTCCGGGTGTTGCAGCCAGAACTCCCAAACGTCTGCATACGTCACCGGTTGCTTGACCTGGCTTTTCACCTTGTCGATCAGCCGGACCAGCTGCGGGGCAGTGACCTCCTTGCGCAGCAAGGCTTCGTTACCGACTATCACTGCGCTGACCACATCCGGGTTGGCATTGGCTGAAGCGATCAGGGCTTGCACTTCCTGCTCCGTGGCCACGGGGTCGCGGCTGACCCAGGCGCCTGCCATCAGCTTGAGCCCGTGTTTGCGTGCCAGCTCGGGCAGAGTTTCAAGGCCCGCCTGGGAATAGGTGCGGATGCATTGAAAGCGCGTGGCCAGCAACGCCAGATCGGCATCCAGACGCTCTGCCCGTGGCACAAAAGGCTGGTCGAACGGCGACTGGTCCTTATCGAACGGCGTATAGGATGCACATTGCAGTTTATGGGTCGGTGTTGCTGCATCGGGCAATATCACCGGTTGGCCCAGGCCGTACCAGAAGCCGGCAATGGCAAATGCGCCCAGCAGGCAGGCAAGGAGATAAGGCAGCACGGGGAAGCGGACAGTCGCAGACATGGTCGGGCCGTATGGGAGCAAAGCCGCGCATCTTACCTGCAATTGAGCAGGCGCAGCGCCTGTGTATGATTTTGACATCTAATGTTTGTCAGTCTGGCCGTCCAGCGTCCGCACGCATCAATTTGGCTGTGATCGCCATGTCGCTGCTGGTTGTATGGGGGTCGTCGTCAGAGCAGGACGCTAAACAGGCGCGGTTGATTATCCGGAGCAAGTGATACGAGGCTATAAAGCCTTGCAGGAATCTTGAAGTGGCCCGGCACTCGTCGGGCCCGGCACTGTGGGGAATCAAAGATGAAGATGCGACGAATTTTGAGCGCAGGAGCAGTCTTGGTGCTGGCGATGAGTGCGGGTTTGGCGAGCGCGCAGAACAAACCGACCCTGAATATAGGTTATGTGGATGGCTGGTCCGACAGCGTGGCCACCACCCATGTCGCAGCAGAGGTGATTAAACAGAAGCTGGGTTATGACGTGAAATTGATGCCGGTAGCCACCGGCATCATGTGGCAGGGGGTGGCCACGGGCAAACTCGATGCCATGTTGTCCGCCTGGTTGCCGGTGACCCACGGCGAATATTGGACCAAGAACAAGGACAAGGTGGTCGATTACGGGCCCAACTTCAAAGATGCAAAAATTGGCCTGATCGTGCCTGAATATGTAAAGGCACAGTCGATTGCTGACTTGAAGGGCAGCGATGAGTTTAAAAACAAAATTGTCGGTATCGATGCCGGGTCGGGTGTCATGCTTAAAACCGATGAGGCCATCAAGGATTACGACCTCAAGGGTTACAAGTTGCAGGCAAGTTCCGGGGCGGCCATGACCTCGGAGCTTGGGCGTGCCTATGCCAAGAACGAACCGATTGCCGTCACCGGCTGGGTGCCGCACTGGATGTTTGCCAAGTGGAAACTGCGTTTTCTTGAAGATCCCAAAGGCGTTTATGGTGCCGCAGAAACCGTTAACAGCATCGGCAGCAAGGAGCTGAATAAAAAAGCGCCGGAAGTTGCGGCATTTCTGGAGAAGTTTTCCTGGAATTCAAAAGACGAAATTGGTGAGGTGATGCTGGCCATTCAAGAAGGTGCCAAGCCTGAAGTGGCGGCCAAAGAGTGGGTTGCCAAACACCCGGAGCGTGTTGCCCAGTGGACCGATAAATAATCGCGAAGCGTCTAGCTCGCAGTACACAAGACCGCCTGGTGTTTTCGCCAGGCGGTTTTTGCATTTTCGGGCGGGGCAATGGTTGTCATCGTCCTTGCCGACTAGGTAAACCGGGGGCTGCAGCAAATCAGAGGCTCTACTACTAAAGTCGTCTGGAATAGAATTTGCGCCGCCCTAATAGTGAAAACGTTCCATCTCATCTGTGCTGCGAGGACAAAAATAATGAACGACAGCATTTATATCTCGATTCAAAACAGCCCGCGCTTCAAGGAGCTGGTAAAAAAGAGAGAGCGTTTTGCCTGGCTTCTTTCGGCAATCATGCTCGGGTTATATGCCGCTTTTATCCTGTTAATTGCTTATGGGTCGCACATCATGGGGACCAAACTGAGTCCCGATTCGTCCATTACCTGGGGTATTCCGATTGGTGTGGGGCTGATTGTTTCGGCCTTTATCCTGACCGGTATCTATGTACGCAGGGCCAATGGCGAGTTTGATGAGCTGAACAATGCAATTCTCAAGGAGGCTGGGCAATGATCGGGCGCTTATTGGCAACGCTGGGCGCTACAGCCCTTGCACCGGCAGTTTGGGCGGGGGAGGCCCTGACTGGGGAAGTGCAAAAACAACCGCTCAATATTTCGGCGATCATCATGTTCGTCGTCTTTGTGGGTGCGACCCTGTGCATTACTTACTGGGCATCGAAACGCAACAAGTCGGCAGCCGATTACTATGCAGCTGGCGGCAAGATTACCGGTTTCCAGAACGGTCTGGCGATTGCCGGCGACTATATGTCGGCAGCCTCCTTTCTGGGTATTTCCGCGCTGGTGTACACGTCCGGCTATGACGGCCTGATCTATTCGATCGGCTTTCTGGTGGGCTGGCCCATCATTCTGTTCCTGATTGCAGAGCGTCTGCGTAACCTGGGCAAATACACCTTTGCCGATGTGGCCTCGTACCGTTTGGGGCAAACCCAGATTCGCTCGTTGTCAGCCTGTGGTTCGCTGGTGGTGGTAGCGTTCTACCTGATTGCGCAAATGGTCGGTGCCGGCAAGCTGATCCAGTTGTTGTTTGGTCTGGATTACCACGTTGCGGTGATCCTGGTAGGTATCCTGATGTGCATGTATGTGTTGTTCGGCGGCATGCTGGCAACGACCTGGGTGCAGATCATCAAGGCGGTCATGTTGCTGTCGGGTGCCACGTTCATGGCCGTGATGGTCATGAAGCATGTGAACTTTGACTTCAACGCACTGTTCGCCGAAGCAGTGAAGATTCACCCTAAAGGTGAAGCAATCATGAGCCCGGGCGGGTTGGTCAAAGATCCTATCTCTGCATTCTCCCTCGGTTTGGCCCTGATGTTCGGTACTGCTGGCCTGCCACATATCCTGATGCGCTTCTTTACCGTGAGCGATGCCAAGGAAGCGCGCAAGAGCGTGTTCTACGCAACGGGCTTTATTGGCTACTTCTATATCCTGACCTTTATCATCGGTTTTGGCGCAATCATCCTGGTCAGTACCAACCCGGACTTCAAGGACGCGGCTGGCGCCTTGCTGGGTGGTAACAACATGGCGGCTGTGCACCTTGCGGACGCGGTTGGCGGCAGCATGTTCCTGGGCTTTATTTCGGCAGTGGCTTTCGCCACCATTCTGGCGGTTGTTGCGGGGCTGACCCTGGCGGGCGCTTCTGCGGTGTCCCATGACCTGTATGCCAGCGTGATCAAAAAGGGCAAGGCCAACGACAAGGAAGAGATTCGGGTCTCGAAGATCACCACTATTGCATTGGCGGTACTGGCAATTGGCTTGGGTATCTTGTTTGAAAGCCAGAACATCGCGTTTATGGTGGGCCTGGCGTTCTCCATTGCTGCGAGCTGCAACTTCCCGGTCTTGCTGCTATCCATGTACTGGAAAAACCTGACCACCCGTGGCGCCATGATAGGCGGCTGGATGGGGCTGGTAAGCGCGGTTGGCCTGATGATCCTGGGCCCGACCATCTGGGTGCAGATCCTGCATCATGAAAAGGCCATCTTCCCTTACGAGTACCCGGCGCTGTTCTCCATGATCATCGCGTTTGCGGGTATCTGGTTCTTCTCCATTACGGACAAGTCCAAATCGGCAGAGAAGGAGCGTGCGTTGTTCTTCCCGCAGTTTGTGCGTTCGCAGACGGGGTTGGGGGCGAGCGGTGCGGTGGATCATTAATCCGTAATAGACAGTATGTTTAATCGAATCCCCCTGTCGCAAGGCAGGGGGATTTTTTTGTGCCTATTCTCGCTGTGCAAGTGCGAAGTTCCGTAGCAGCTGCTACAAGACGCACACACAAAAAAATACGGCCTCTATAAATAGAGGCCGTATTGTCTGCAATCAGGGCACTATCGTGGGATATGCCTTACTTGCGGTCTTCCAGCTTGGTGATGTCACGCTGCTCGTAGCCGGTGTACAGCTGGCGCGGACGGCCAATCTTGTACGGGCTGGAGAGCATTTCTTTCCAGTGCGAGATCCAGCCCACTGTACGGGACAGGGCGAAGATCACCGTGAACATGCTGGTCGGAATGCCGATCGCCTTGAGGATGATCCCCGAGTAGAAGTCGACGTTCGGGTACAGCGAACGCTCGATGAAGTACGGGTCGGTCAGGGCGATCTCTTCCAGGCGCATGGCCAGTTCGAGTTGCGGATCGTTGGTGATGCCCAGTTCCTTGAGAACTTCGTCGCAGGTCTTTTTCATGACAGTGGCGCGTGGGTCACGGTTTTTGTAAACCCGGTGACCGAAGCCCATCAGCTTGAACGGATCGTTTTTGTCCTTGGCCTTGGCGATGAACTTGTCGATGTTGGACACATCGCCAATTTCGTCGAGCATGGTCAGCACGGCTTCGTTGGCGCCGCCGTGGGCAGGGCCCCACAGTGCAGCGATACCGGCAGCAATACAGGCGAACGGGTTGGCACCCGAAGAACCCGCCAGGCGCACGGTAGAGGTCGACGCATTCTGTTCGTGGTCGGCATGCAGGATAAAGATCTTGTCCATTGCCTTGGCCAGTACCGGGCTGATCGGTTTGAT
Proteins encoded in this window:
- a CDS encoding lipid A biosynthesis lauroyl acyltransferase, with product MDRPRFRAAFFHPRFWLLWLGLGVLWLVVQLPYKVQLCIGRGLGALMYRVAGDRRRIATRNLELCFPEKTRAERKQLLKDNFASTGIAFFEMAMSWWWSKPRLAKLAHVEGLEHLKRAQLEGKGVILMAFHFTTLEIGAALLGQQHTIDGMYREHKNPLFDFIQRRGRERHNVDSLAVERDDVRGMLKLLRSGRAIWYAPDQDYGAKQSIFVPLFGIQAATVTATSKFAKLGKAQVVPFTQQRLADGSGYKLVIHPPLRDFPGESDEADCLRINQWVERAVRECPEQYLWAHRRFKTRPPGEPKLYDKRG
- a CDS encoding patatin-like phospholipase family protein, which gives rise to MTAVAPVTGLILSGGGARAAYQVGVLAAIAELLPAGAINPFPVIVGTSAGAINAVSLASGAMDFTRAVEHLTLFWQGFESRRVLRSDWSGVLHQATRFFAHSLLGLGSHVPVALLDSSPLRDLLQDRINFPGVEQAIAGHHLRAVAVTAFGYSSSQAVTFYQGKGTINGWLRHRRIGMPTALTVEHLLASSAIPLLFAPVKIGEEYFGDGAVRQSAPISPALHLGANRVLVVGVSGNPRGPDLQAGQSHYYNAQQPTLAQIGGHMLNSTFIDSLESDIELLERLNHFSRLLPRQSDNLGLSPVEVLVIAPSQPIDEIAARHRHELPAALRMFLRGPGATKTSGAGVLSYLLFEAGYCRELIELGRRDAMAKRDALCQFLRV
- a CDS encoding VacJ family lipoprotein; this translates as MAKQLLLLAALLGAGFAQADNSKAHTELTPDVDGFTQPLKLLKFNPGLDQREFERATMNALSIYDPLEPINRRIYHFNYRFDQWVFLPVVNGYRYVTPSFLRTGVSNFFNNLGDVPNLFNSLLQLKGHRSMETTGRLLLNTTIGIGGLWDPATAMGLPRQSEDFGQTLGFYGVPGGAYLMLPILGPSNLRDTTGLVVDYGVNQEINFLNVPHESTRHPEIWVLGAVDKRYTTSFRYGQFDSPFEYDKLRYIYTEARKLQIAE
- a CDS encoding serine/threonine protein kinase produces the protein MLRSLPFAALLGGLILSASAQAVDVDPATYGYPITNPFEATIATTPPQMRPLLPDEDDINQSDYTLNLRPEREHILPANFWAVKKLTYRMAKQDHPAPLMFLIAGTGAAYDSSLNEYLKKLFYQEGYHVVQLSSPTSYDFMSSASRLATPGISQYDAEDLYHVMQAVRAQQAKLPVTDYYLAGYSLGALDAAFVSHLDETRKSFNFKKVLMLNPPVNLFTSISNLDKLVQTEVKGINNSTTFYELVLGKLTRYFQDKGRVDLNAALVYDLQNSKERLTNEQMAMLIGTVFRFSSADIVFTSDLINRRGLITPPNYPITEGTSLTPFLKRSLQCDFDCYLTEQVIPMWRAKTDGGSLLQLIDQVSLYALQDYLKNSPKIAVMHNADDIILGPGDLGFLRKTFGNRLTVYPYGGHCGNINYRVNADDMLEFFRG
- a CDS encoding glycosyl hydrolase family 17 protein; the encoded protein is MSATVRFPVLPYLLACLLGAFAIAGFWYGLGQPVILPDAATPTHKLQCASYTPFDKDQSPFDQPFVPRAERLDADLALLATRFQCIRTYSQAGLETLPELARKHGLKLMAGAWVSRDPVATEQEVQALIASANANPDVVSAVIVGNEALLRKEVTAPQLVRLIDKVKSQVKQPVTYADVWEFWLQHPEIAPAVDFLTIHLLPYWEDDPAGIDQAVQHVAQVRQVFGNKFAPKDILIGETGWPSEGRQRETAQPSRVNEAKFIRGFVTMAEQNGWKYNLIEAFDQPWKRGSEGAVGGYWGLFDADRQDKGILAGPVSNLPHWPVWLGFGAVLFAGTLLIGGRIRTKRAALTLPALGAVAGCSIVAWAELASVTSRFAGEWLWAGLLVGLNLIVLTHGALALGQKDGWRERLFNALERRAGWWLAAAGFAAAVMMLGLVFEPRYRSFPSAALLLPALVYLLRPVGGPRREFGLLALIIGAGIPVQLYREGLHNEQAWMWALVSVLMVMALWRSVRKRA
- a CDS encoding glycine betaine ABC transporter substrate-binding protein, which translates into the protein MKMRRILSAGAVLVLAMSAGLASAQNKPTLNIGYVDGWSDSVATTHVAAEVIKQKLGYDVKLMPVATGIMWQGVATGKLDAMLSAWLPVTHGEYWTKNKDKVVDYGPNFKDAKIGLIVPEYVKAQSIADLKGSDEFKNKIVGIDAGSGVMLKTDEAIKDYDLKGYKLQASSGAAMTSELGRAYAKNEPIAVTGWVPHWMFAKWKLRFLEDPKGVYGAAETVNSIGSKELNKKAPEVAAFLEKFSWNSKDEIGEVMLAIQEGAKPEVAAKEWVAKHPERVAQWTDK
- a CDS encoding DUF485 domain-containing protein, which codes for MNDSIYISIQNSPRFKELVKKRERFAWLLSAIMLGLYAAFILLIAYGSHIMGTKLSPDSSITWGIPIGVGLIVSAFILTGIYVRRANGEFDELNNAILKEAGQ
- a CDS encoding cation acetate symporter; translation: MIGRLLATLGATALAPAVWAGEALTGEVQKQPLNISAIIMFVVFVGATLCITYWASKRNKSAADYYAAGGKITGFQNGLAIAGDYMSAASFLGISALVYTSGYDGLIYSIGFLVGWPIILFLIAERLRNLGKYTFADVASYRLGQTQIRSLSACGSLVVVAFYLIAQMVGAGKLIQLLFGLDYHVAVILVGILMCMYVLFGGMLATTWVQIIKAVMLLSGATFMAVMVMKHVNFDFNALFAEAVKIHPKGEAIMSPGGLVKDPISAFSLGLALMFGTAGLPHILMRFFTVSDAKEARKSVFYATGFIGYFYILTFIIGFGAIILVSTNPDFKDAAGALLGGNNMAAVHLADAVGGSMFLGFISAVAFATILAVVAGLTLAGASAVSHDLYASVIKKGKANDKEEIRVSKITTIALAVLAIGLGILFESQNIAFMVGLAFSIAASCNFPVLLLSMYWKNLTTRGAMIGGWMGLVSAVGLMILGPTIWVQILHHEKAIFPYEYPALFSMIIAFAGIWFFSITDKSKSAEKERALFFPQFVRSQTGLGASGAVDH
- the gltA gene encoding citrate synthase, producing MADKKAQLIIEGAAPVELPILTGTVGPDVIDVRGLTATGRFTFDPGFMSTASCESKITYIDGDNGILLHRGYPIEQLAEHSDYLETAYLLLNGELPTAEQKAQFVSTVKNHTMVHEQLKTFFNGFRRDAHPMAVMCGVVGALSAFYHDSLDINNPQHREISAIRLVAKMPTLAAMVYKYSMGQPMMYPRNDLTYAENFLHMMFNTPCEIKPISPVLAKAMDKIFILHADHEQNASTSTVRLAGSSGANPFACIAAGIAALWGPAHGGANEAVLTMLDEIGDVSNIDKFIAKAKDKNDPFKLMGFGHRVYKNRDPRATVMKKTCDEVLKELGITNDPQLELAMRLEEIALTDPYFIERSLYPNVDFYSGIILKAIGIPTSMFTVIFALSRTVGWISHWKEMLSSPYKIGRPRQLYTGYEQRDITKLEDRK